The sequence below is a genomic window from bacterium.
AGTGAGGTTCATCCCTGATAGCATCCAAACACTCATCTAAAGATAACTCGGTGTAGAGCTCCCACCATTGTTGTGTGTGTCTCATGTATGAAAGATTAAAACATTCATTGCCAATATATTCCAGACGAGCAAATTTTGCCTCAAAAAATGGTGAAATGGCATATGGACCAGGACAGGCATACTTTGCACAAAAATAAAAATAGTTTCGATACCATTTCGAGTAAATATCTACGATGTAGTTATATCGCTCATCTTTAGAAGGAACCTTGATGTGATTCGGTTTCAGAACAGTCTCAATGAGATTGTTTGCCTTTGTCTCCACATTCGCCTTAACGGCATCTGGTACCCTGGGTTTAGATTGTTTTGAAGCACTGAAGCCCCACATTTTTATTGCCATGTTTACCTCCTCCTGGGAAAAAACTGTAATTCAAGGATTATTCTGATAGCCTGAAGTCAGGTGTAACTGTTCAGCCACGGATGAACGCGGATGAAACAGGGAAAATCTCGCTACAGGGGACATGCCTGCAATTAGGGTTGGAGGGACAAACCCTGTCCTTACACTTCCGCCTTCTGTCCTCTCTTATTTATCCGTGCTAATCCGTGTTAATCAGTGGTTGAATAGTTACAGATTTTTTAATAGGGACTCGATAGTTAGGTGATATAGGGTTTTGAGATATATTACCATAGTGTTAAACAAATGTCAATAATTATTTTTTGAAAAATGTTGACATAAAATTGATTCAACTTATAAACACGAACTTGATGCGTTGCTAACTCTAAATTTTTAGACTCCTGAGCCTGTCAGGAACAGGCTTTTAAAAAATCACAGTTTGTGAGCTTTTAAACTATAATAATTTCTCTTATTTAGAGACCTGCAGGGATAAGAAGTATTTCACAATCAGGTGTTTCTGGAATAGCTTCAAGATTTCCCACATTATCAGATGCCCTTGAGTAAAACCTATATCTATGGTTATATTTCCCTCTGTAGGTATAAGAACCGGTTGAGGTGGCAACATAAATCGGGGCATAAGGACTTTCATTATCTGAACAATAGATGGTATAGTTTCTAATTCCAGAGCCATTTAGGTCATCAGAACCTGCCCAGCAAAGATTGAAGCTTTTAGAGGTAATAGTTGCAGGAAGGGGATTCATCGAGCTGGTTGGTATGCCTGAGTCAATGGTGTTGAATACCTCTGGTGTATCCAATGGAGGGTTTATATCAAAGACAATGGATGCTTTGTTTTTAATTTGAGTTCCGGATGGAAGGTTATTTTTAGGTTTGATGCTAAAACTTACCCAGCCCTCTCCATTTGGAGGATTGCTATTTGGTGGAAGGAGGTCAGAAAGCTCATTTGTGCTTAAATCCCTTCCTTCCAGCCTAAATTGAAGGGTTTCTGTGGCAGAAAGCGATGCCTGAATATTAAGCCTTACTGTGTCTGTTTCTGGTGTTCCACCACTCCATGTTCCAGGATAAAATATGGTTGAGGTTGAGATTTGCTGAGTATCTTCTGGCAGGTCAATTACCATACCTCCGATGCAGATATTATTGAATATAAGGGTTGAGGTATCAAGATTAGGAGAAAGCTGGTCGCTAATCTTGATTTCTTGTGCATATGCCGTAGCAGTGGGAAGGTTTTCGAAGAAGACCATATAGCTTAGTGGAACATCCGCTGGAATAAACCGCTTGCACTGAGTCTGTGGTGTTCCTTCAGGGTCAAAGCCTGTGGGACTGGCTTTATCGTTGGGGTCAATAGATTGAACAACCTCCTTCTCTTCTTCTTTGCCATTTGGAGGTGTACATTTCAAAAAAAGTCCTATAAAATCTCGTAACTTTTTAAATTTATACTCAAGCCAATAATACTGGGATAGTTCCATTAACCATATGGTTGGCCACGCAAGATATCCTTCCCAATATGGACTAATAGTTATAAAATGTAGAAATGTTACCCTTGGACTATCATACCATCTAATGCCTTTTTGGCTAAACACTCCAGCGAGTAATTCATTGACAAAAGTATTACAATTTTTGTATTTACCACCGATAAAAGGGTTGTTATCCTTGAGAATTGCATAGTCTCCCGTTTCTCCTAACCGTCCTCGAGCTCTTCTCACAATCTCTTCCCCTGCTTCAAGTGTATAACCGGGCCATGTCCATGCACCAAAGTATGACCTTCCACCATCTAATTTCCTCAGCCAAACCTTATACCGTACACATTTGAAGGAACTATAACCCTCCTCGGTGTCTAGTTTAATGTTTCTCCATTTCCTACATAAATCCCTGTATGCATTGTTACCCCCATCAAATCCCAATATACTATTGCACCTATAGGAGGCTCTGTGCCGGGGGGATAATAATATGCATATTCGTTATACTCTTTGCTTTGTAGTTATAGCAAAGGAAGTAGAATATTTTTCTTGGGGAATTTGAAACTCCGAGGCTAAAGAGATTATTTGAGTCTACATTTTAACCTTGCCCAATTGGTAAGTTTTAAGATAGAAAGTAAACTCTTTTGAGCTTTCCATCGGCATGACAGGAACGGGCACTACAAGTGAATATTCATCCGATGATAAATAATCCTGTGAAAATTGTTCAAAACTTGGCAAGTTAACTTTAAAATAGCATCCTGAAGAGAATTTAATAATGATGTAGCAATCCAAAGCTAAAGCATTTCCTATATTTCCAAATTTGACCATATAGGTGGCAGGACGACCTACCCTTATTTGATCCGGACCAATAACTTGTACCCACAGATTTGGCTCCCTAAGCAAAGAGGGATTAGGAGAAAGGTTATATTCACTCAAATCCTCTCCTTCCAAATGGAGACTAACCGCCTCTCTTAAATTCTTAATTGCCTCTTCCACTGTTTCGCCTTGGGTTACTACATCAATCTCTATACATTGAGCCACCCAACACCTTTCGCCCTTTTCAATATAAGCTTTAATTGTGTTGTGTATCAATTGTTCACCTCCAAACCTTTCTTTGTTATATCACTATTTGTTCCCGCATTTATTGCAAGTTGGATTGACTGTCCTGGATTAACATTCCAATCCGTTGCCATTGCCTCATCTCCCCAAATTAGCCCTAAAACCACTAACGCCAATAGCTTCTTCATCTTACATTGTCTCTTTACTACCCCGTCAGACCTTACGGTCTGACACCCCTTCAAGGAAGGGGAATTTCCCTCATTCCCTCCCAGAAGGGTGTCCCGAAAGGACGTGGTGTGGAGAGGGGTGTCTGCGTCAGCAGACGGAGTGTTCCAATCTCCCTTCTGTACTTAAGTAAAACATTAAAATCTGAACAGATAACAACAACCATTATTTAATCTCATCCCCTAATTTAAACATTACCTTTAATGCCTTTTGAGAGCTTAAGAGAATATCTTTTGAAATCCAGAGAGATGTATTGGGGAATCTCTCAAGTGCTTCTTTTGCTTGGAGATAATCTAAATGACCCATTTTTGCCGCCCACAAGAGTATGCCTAATGAACCGTGCACCTCTAACCTTAAAGCATTAGCAAAAATTCTTGCCTCTGTATCGTCAGTTAAAAACCATTTTGGTTTAAGCCGTTTTGCAAGAACAATGGCAAAAGCCTCACCAGGATTTAGTAATCCTGAAAGGGATAAAAATTCTGCTTCTCTGGTTTCCTCTGGTAATAAGGCTTCAATAAGTATCCATTCTGGCTTTTGGTTTTTCCATTGGGGAATAAGACTATTTATTTCAATGTCTACCATCCTTGGAATGTAAATCTTTCCTGCTTTTTGCAAAATATCTAAAAGCCCTATCTCTTGTAAATGAAGAATTGGTCCTGTATCGCATACAATCAGCCTTTTT
It includes:
- a CDS encoding type II toxin-antitoxin system HicB family antitoxin, which encodes MIHNTIKAYIEKGERCWVAQCIEIDVVTQGETVEEAIKNLREAVSLHLEGEDLSEYNLSPNPSLLREPNLWVQVIGPDQIRVGRPATYMVKFGNIGNALALDCYIIIKFSSGCYFKVNLPSFEQFSQDYLSSDEYSLVVPVPVMPMESSKEFTFYLKTYQLGKVKM
- a CDS encoding DUF3368 domain-containing protein, with protein sequence MGIEIETRKRLIVCDTGPILHLQEIGLLDILQKAGKIYIPRMVDIEINSLIPQWKNQKPEWILIEALLPEETREAEFLSLSGLLNPGEAFAIVLAKRLKPKWFLTDDTEARIFANALRLEVHGSLGILLWAAKMGHLDYLQAKEALERFPNTSLWISKDILLSSQKALKVMFKLGDEIK